One Agelaius phoeniceus isolate bAgePho1 chromosome 8, bAgePho1.hap1, whole genome shotgun sequence genomic region harbors:
- the PDE4B gene encoding 3',5'-cyclic-AMP phosphodiesterase 4B isoform X4, which translates to MPEANYLLSVSWGYIKFKRMLNRELTHLSEMSRSGNQVSEYISNTFLDKQNDVEIPSPTQKDREKKKKQQLMTQISGVKKLMHSSSLNNTSISRFGVKTEKEDHLAKELEDLNKWGLNIFNVARYSHNRPLTCIMYAIFQERDLLKTFKISSDTFVTYMMTLEDHYHSDVAYHNSLHAADVAQSTHVLLSTPALDAVFTDLEILAAIFAAAIHDVDHPGVSNQFLINTNSELALMYNDESVLENHHLAVGFKLLQEEHCDIFQNLTKKQRQTLRKMVIDMVLATDMSKHMSLLADLKTMVETKKVTSSGVLLLDNYTDRIQVLRNMVHCADLSNPTKSLELYRQWTDRIMEEFFQQGDKERERGMEISPMCDKHTASVEKSQVGFIDYIVHPLWETWADLVQPDAQDILDTLEDNRNWYQSMIPQSPSPPLEERGQDCQGLMEKFQFELTLEEEDSDGPEKDGESLGYFSNTETLCVAQPGGEEPQREATIEIVTEDTSPVDT; encoded by the exons ATGCCTGAAGCCAATTATTTGTTATCTGTGTCTTGGGGTTACATTAAG TTCAAGAGGATGCTGAACCGGGAGCTCACCCACCTGTCCGAGATGAGCCGCTCCGGCAACCAAGTGTCCGAGTACATTTCCAACACCTTCCTGG ACAAACAGAACGATGTGGAGATCCCTTCTCCCACCCAGAAGGacagggagaagaagaaaaaacagcagCTCATGACACAGATCAGCGGGGTGAAGAAACTAATGCACAGCTCGAGCTTGAACAACACCAGCATCTCACGGTTTGGGGTGAAGACAGAGAAGGAGGATCACCTGGCCAAG GAGCTGGAAGACCTGAATAAGTGGGGCCTCAACATCTTCAACGTGGCCAGGTACTCCCACAACCGGCCGCTCACCTGCATCATGTACGCCATATTCCAG gAGCGGGACCTGCTGAAAACCTTCAAGATCTCGTCGGACACGTTCGTGACGTACATGATGACCCTGGAGGACCACTACCACTCCGACGTGGCCTACCACAACAGCCTGCACGCTGCTGATGTGGCCCAGTCCACCCATGTGCTGCtctccacccctgccctggat GCTGTCTTCACGGATCTGGAAATCCTCGCTGCCATTTTTGCAGCTGCAATCCATGATGTGGATCACCCCGGGGTCTCCAATCAATTCCTGATTAACACAA ATTCTGAGCTGGCCCTGATGTACAACGATGAATCCGTGCTGGAGAACCACCACCTGGCCGTGGGCTTCAAACTGCTCCAGGAGGAGCACTGTGACATCTTCCAGAACCTGACCAAGAAGCAGCGCCAGACCCTCAGGAAGATGGTGATTGACATG GTGTTGGCCACTGATATGTCCAAGCACATGAGTCTGTTGGCTGATCTGAAGACTATGGTGGAAACGAAGAAGGTGACCAGTTCAGGAGTTCTGCTTCTGGACAACTACACGGACAGAATACAG GTTCTCCGGAACATGGTGCATTGTGCAGACCTGAGTAATCCCACCAAGTCCCTGGAGCTCTACCGGCAGTGGACAGACAGGATCATGGAGGAGTTCTTCCAGCAGGGAgacaaggagagggagagaggcaTGGAAATCAGCCCCATGTGTGACAAACACACGGCCTCCGTGGAAAAATCCCAG GTGGGATTCATCGACTACATCGTCCATCCTCTCTGGGAGACGTGGGCTGACCTGGTGCAGCCCGACGCCCAGGACATCCTGGACACTCTGGAGGACAACAGGAACTGGTACCAGAGCATGATACCTCAgagcccatcccctcccctggaGGAGCGGGGCCAGGACTGCCAGGGCCTGATGGAGAAGTTCCAGTTTGAACTGACGCTGGAGGAGGAGGACTCGGACGGGCCCGAGAAGGACGGCGAGAGCCTCGGCTACTTCAGCAATACAGAGACGCTCTGCGTGGCCCAGCCCGGGGGGGAGGAGCCCCAGAGGGAGGCCACCATCGAGATTGTGACAGAAGACACATCTCCTGTGGACACATAa
- the PDE4B gene encoding 3',5'-cyclic-AMP phosphodiesterase 4B isoform X5, with protein MGFGRQRSKHFKRMLNRELTHLSEMSRSGNQVSEYISNTFLDKQNDVEIPSPTQKDREKKKKQQLMTQISGVKKLMHSSSLNNTSISRFGVKTEKEDHLAKELEDLNKWGLNIFNVARYSHNRPLTCIMYAIFQERDLLKTFKISSDTFVTYMMTLEDHYHSDVAYHNSLHAADVAQSTHVLLSTPALDAVFTDLEILAAIFAAAIHDVDHPGVSNQFLINTNSELALMYNDESVLENHHLAVGFKLLQEEHCDIFQNLTKKQRQTLRKMVIDMVLATDMSKHMSLLADLKTMVETKKVTSSGVLLLDNYTDRIQVLRNMVHCADLSNPTKSLELYRQWTDRIMEEFFQQGDKERERGMEISPMCDKHTASVEKSQVGFIDYIVHPLWETWADLVQPDAQDILDTLEDNRNWYQSMIPQSPSPPLEERGQDCQGLMEKFQFELTLEEEDSDGPEKDGESLGYFSNTETLCVAQPGGEEPQREATIEIVTEDTSPVDT; from the exons TTCAAGAGGATGCTGAACCGGGAGCTCACCCACCTGTCCGAGATGAGCCGCTCCGGCAACCAAGTGTCCGAGTACATTTCCAACACCTTCCTGG ACAAACAGAACGATGTGGAGATCCCTTCTCCCACCCAGAAGGacagggagaagaagaaaaaacagcagCTCATGACACAGATCAGCGGGGTGAAGAAACTAATGCACAGCTCGAGCTTGAACAACACCAGCATCTCACGGTTTGGGGTGAAGACAGAGAAGGAGGATCACCTGGCCAAG GAGCTGGAAGACCTGAATAAGTGGGGCCTCAACATCTTCAACGTGGCCAGGTACTCCCACAACCGGCCGCTCACCTGCATCATGTACGCCATATTCCAG gAGCGGGACCTGCTGAAAACCTTCAAGATCTCGTCGGACACGTTCGTGACGTACATGATGACCCTGGAGGACCACTACCACTCCGACGTGGCCTACCACAACAGCCTGCACGCTGCTGATGTGGCCCAGTCCACCCATGTGCTGCtctccacccctgccctggat GCTGTCTTCACGGATCTGGAAATCCTCGCTGCCATTTTTGCAGCTGCAATCCATGATGTGGATCACCCCGGGGTCTCCAATCAATTCCTGATTAACACAA ATTCTGAGCTGGCCCTGATGTACAACGATGAATCCGTGCTGGAGAACCACCACCTGGCCGTGGGCTTCAAACTGCTCCAGGAGGAGCACTGTGACATCTTCCAGAACCTGACCAAGAAGCAGCGCCAGACCCTCAGGAAGATGGTGATTGACATG GTGTTGGCCACTGATATGTCCAAGCACATGAGTCTGTTGGCTGATCTGAAGACTATGGTGGAAACGAAGAAGGTGACCAGTTCAGGAGTTCTGCTTCTGGACAACTACACGGACAGAATACAG GTTCTCCGGAACATGGTGCATTGTGCAGACCTGAGTAATCCCACCAAGTCCCTGGAGCTCTACCGGCAGTGGACAGACAGGATCATGGAGGAGTTCTTCCAGCAGGGAgacaaggagagggagagaggcaTGGAAATCAGCCCCATGTGTGACAAACACACGGCCTCCGTGGAAAAATCCCAG GTGGGATTCATCGACTACATCGTCCATCCTCTCTGGGAGACGTGGGCTGACCTGGTGCAGCCCGACGCCCAGGACATCCTGGACACTCTGGAGGACAACAGGAACTGGTACCAGAGCATGATACCTCAgagcccatcccctcccctggaGGAGCGGGGCCAGGACTGCCAGGGCCTGATGGAGAAGTTCCAGTTTGAACTGACGCTGGAGGAGGAGGACTCGGACGGGCCCGAGAAGGACGGCGAGAGCCTCGGCTACTTCAGCAATACAGAGACGCTCTGCGTGGCCCAGCCCGGGGGGGAGGAGCCCCAGAGGGAGGCCACCATCGAGATTGTGACAGAAGACACATCTCCTGTGGACACATAa